A window from Deinococcus reticulitermitis encodes these proteins:
- a CDS encoding LysM peptidoglycan-binding domain-containing protein gives MRRFFLSTLLTLTSVAAALPETVTVREDETLYRIATRHGLSVDELKRLNGLKSNIIEIGQVLRLTPTGTPAKPARSKAGQTKPAQFKEAPPQPAQAKPVPSRPVQLKAPQAKAAVPRVGTPPVPKSAPPRPPTTYTVRGGDTLATISPRVGLSVAQLRRLNGLKGDALEAGQVLRLAWPTPTPPRPAPRSDSTPAPRPATTRRLPAPPNSYVVRPGDTLASISPRVGLSVEQLRRLNALKGDRLLAGQVLRLKWPTSGPVLRAAPGTYVVRPGETLARISPQVGLSVEQLRRLNALKTNTLVAGQVLRLKWPVGQLPATAKVAGPPGTYTVRPGDTLARISPRVGLSVDQLRRLNSLKGSALTVGQVLRLRWPAPPKGVARNTAPPTTYTVRPGDTLTRISPLVGLSVDQLRRLNGLRDNVITVGQVLRLKWPATVATQAPPRPAVSAPVRYVVRAGDTLGGIAARHGVSVGSVQAANSLSGTVIHVGQTLRIPPRGATALAERRPASLPPGTEARLVYRYVRVGLRDTAASLAQTYRVTPDELRRINGFSARRVIMPGMRVLVPQRVAVPVPPRPVRSPVTFRRAAPLGIPVQVVQVDLRHRNVLVSPVLPRQGLSFGAGARVSVLAARSGAQAVVNGSYFHPSSYAPAGDIVMQGRLLTWGRIPAALAITPDNRAQISPSTSALLGRPLESTWSGMETVIATGPQIVRGGAVQNRYSSAFRDPAVFGQASRSAIGLSSSRDLLLVSTHAKLNTVQMGQVMAALGARDALLLDGGSSAGLAWNGSAVLDSVRKVSYGIGVFSNYTGRRFSR, from the coding sequence ATGCGCCGCTTTTTTCTCTCCACCCTGCTGACCCTGACAAGCGTCGCCGCCGCCCTGCCCGAGACCGTGACGGTCCGCGAGGACGAAACCCTCTACCGCATCGCCACCCGCCATGGCCTGAGCGTGGATGAGCTCAAGCGCCTCAACGGTCTGAAGAGCAACATCATCGAGATCGGGCAGGTGCTGCGGCTGACGCCGACCGGAACACCCGCCAAGCCGGCCCGATCCAAAGCGGGCCAGACCAAACCCGCTCAGTTCAAAGAAGCCCCACCGCAGCCAGCTCAAGCCAAGCCAGTTCCGTCCAGGCCCGTTCAGCTCAAGGCTCCACAAGCGAAGGCAGCCGTGCCCAGAGTCGGAACGCCGCCCGTCCCCAAATCGGCTCCTCCGCGCCCGCCCACCACCTACACGGTGCGCGGCGGGGACACCCTGGCGACCATCTCGCCCCGGGTCGGCCTGAGTGTGGCCCAACTGCGGCGGCTCAACGGCCTGAAGGGAGACGCGCTCGAAGCGGGCCAGGTTCTGCGCCTCGCTTGGCCGACGCCGACCCCGCCCAGGCCGGCCCCCAGGTCAGACTCCACACCGGCTCCCAGGCCGGCCACCACCAGGCGGCTTCCGGCCCCGCCCAACAGCTATGTGGTGCGCCCAGGAGACACGCTGGCCAGCATCTCCCCGCGCGTGGGTCTCAGCGTGGAGCAGCTTCGCCGGCTCAACGCCCTGAAAGGTGACCGGCTTCTCGCCGGGCAGGTGCTCCGCCTGAAGTGGCCCACCTCCGGACCTGTGCTCCGGGCGGCGCCGGGAACGTACGTGGTGCGTCCAGGGGAGACCCTCGCCCGGATCTCCCCCCAGGTGGGGTTGAGTGTGGAGCAGCTTCGGCGGCTTAACGCCCTCAAGACGAACACTCTGGTGGCCGGGCAGGTGCTCCGCCTGAAGTGGCCGGTGGGCCAGTTGCCGGCCACGGCCAAAGTTGCCGGCCCTCCCGGAACCTATACGGTGCGCCCAGGAGACACCCTCGCCCGGATCTCCCCCCGGGTGGGACTGAGCGTGGATCAGCTGCGCCGCCTGAACAGCTTGAAAGGGAGCGCCCTGACTGTCGGGCAAGTCTTGCGCCTGAGGTGGCCCGCTCCTCCCAAGGGGGTGGCCAGGAACACTGCGCCCCCCACGACCTACACGGTGCGACCCGGGGACACCCTCACCCGGATTTCCCCCCTGGTCGGCCTGAGCGTCGACCAGCTCCGGCGCCTGAACGGGCTGCGGGACAACGTGATCACGGTGGGGCAGGTCCTGCGCCTCAAGTGGCCGGCGACGGTGGCGACCCAGGCGCCCCCACGTCCAGCGGTGAGCGCTCCGGTCAGGTACGTCGTGCGCGCGGGCGACACGCTCGGGGGGATCGCGGCACGTCACGGCGTGAGCGTGGGCAGCGTGCAGGCTGCCAATAGCCTGAGCGGCACGGTCATTCACGTTGGCCAGACGCTCCGGATTCCGCCGCGTGGGGCCACTGCCCTCGCCGAGCGCCGCCCCGCGTCCCTGCCTCCCGGCACCGAGGCGCGGCTGGTCTACCGCTACGTGCGCGTGGGGCTGAGAGACACTGCGGCAAGCCTCGCGCAGACCTACCGGGTCACTCCCGACGAGCTGCGGCGGATCAACGGCTTCTCGGCGCGGCGCGTGATCATGCCGGGGATGCGGGTGCTCGTGCCGCAGCGGGTGGCGGTGCCGGTGCCGCCGCGCCCGGTGCGCTCGCCAGTCACCTTCCGCCGCGCCGCGCCGCTCGGCATTCCCGTCCAGGTCGTGCAGGTAGATCTGCGTCACCGGAACGTGCTGGTGTCGCCGGTCCTTCCGCGTCAGGGGCTGAGTTTCGGTGCCGGAGCGCGGGTCAGCGTGCTGGCGGCCCGCAGCGGCGCGCAGGCGGTGGTCAACGGCAGTTATTTTCACCCCAGTTCCTACGCGCCGGCCGGGGACATCGTGATGCAGGGCCGACTGCTCACCTGGGGTCGCATTCCTGCCGCGCTCGCCATCACCCCCGACAACCGCGCGCAGATCTCGCCGAGCACCTCGGCCCTGCTCGGGCGCCCGCTCGAATCGACCTGGAGCGGCATGGAAACGGTGATCGCCACCGGACCGCAGATCGTGCGCGGCGGCGCGGTCCAGAACCGCTACTCGTCGGCCTTTCGTGATCCTGCCGTCTTCGGCCAGGCGTCGCGCAGCGCCATCGGACTGAGCAGCTCGCGCGACCTGCTGCTGGTCAGCACCCACGCCAAGCTCAACACCGTGCAGATGGGTCAGGTGATGGCCGCCCTCGGCGCCCGTGACGCCCTGCTGCTCGACGGCGGATCGAGCGCCGGTCTGGCCTGGAACGGCTCGGCGGTGCTCGACAGTGTGCGCAAGGTAAGCTACGGCATCGGCGTGTTCAGCAACTACACGGGCCGGCGCTTCTCGCGCTGA
- the pprM gene encoding DNA damage response modulator PprM encodes MATGRVKWFNAEKGFGFIETEGSADVFAHYSAINSSGFRKLNEGDEVEFEIEPGQNGKGPQAKNIMVTKAAPAPAYSPRPRRDDRW; translated from the coding sequence ATGGCAACAGGTAGAGTGAAGTGGTTCAATGCAGAGAAGGGCTTCGGATTCATTGAGACGGAAGGCAGCGCCGACGTGTTTGCGCACTACAGCGCGATCAACTCGTCGGGCTTCCGCAAGCTCAACGAAGGCGACGAAGTGGAATTCGAGATTGAACCCGGACAGAACGGCAAAGGCCCCCAGGCCAAGAACATCATGGTGACCAAGGCGGCCCCGGCTCCGGCCTACAGCCCCCGTCCCCGCCGCGACGACCGCTGGTAA
- a CDS encoding TetR/AcrR family transcriptional regulator: MARPRTIPDERLLEAAREVFVEQGFSATTASIARRAGVSEGTLFKRFATKEELFEAAIGLRTYSRWRQTLLAQVGQGEVRRNLETAALAQIGEAEPVVRLLTAVFSRGHDPEHNPILRRLGNPVRGDADAIAAYLRGEVGLGRVRPLDADVTALTVMGALTHFIHREHILPPEPGREVMDAGRFVRGLFDQLWPGLRP, translated from the coding sequence ATGGCCCGTCCCCGCACTATTCCCGACGAACGCTTGCTGGAAGCGGCGCGCGAGGTGTTCGTCGAGCAGGGCTTTTCGGCCACGACTGCCAGTATCGCCCGCCGGGCCGGCGTCTCGGAAGGCACGCTGTTCAAGCGCTTCGCCACCAAGGAAGAACTGTTCGAAGCGGCCATCGGGCTGCGCACCTACTCGCGCTGGCGCCAGACCCTGCTCGCCCAGGTGGGGCAGGGCGAGGTGCGGCGCAATCTCGAGACAGCGGCGCTCGCGCAGATCGGGGAGGCCGAGCCGGTCGTCCGCCTGCTCACGGCGGTGTTCTCACGCGGGCACGACCCCGAGCACAACCCGATCCTGCGCCGGCTGGGCAACCCGGTGCGCGGCGACGCCGACGCCATCGCCGCCTACCTGCGCGGCGAGGTGGGGCTCGGGCGGGTGCGCCCCCTCGACGCCGACGTGACCGCACTGACGGTGATGGGCGCCCTGACGCATTTCATCCACCGCGAGCACATCCTGCCGCCCGAACCCGGACGCGAGGTGATGGACGCGGGCCGGTTCGTACGGGGGCTGTTCGATCAGCTCTGGCCGGGGTTAAGGCCCTGA